In one Salipiger abyssi genomic region, the following are encoded:
- a CDS encoding 3-deoxy-D-manno-octulosonic acid transferase, with the protein MLLYRLLVSVFALGVLARLALRRDRDALRQRLARGPAEPGPHLWLHAASNGELASARPLIAALQAARPDLKLLITCNSATGVALAQGWGLAARLAPLDLARVARRMHRRWDVRGHIAMESELWPHRVLTCPGPVFVMGGRLTESTARVWRLFGGLQSRLLRRIAWLSPQDAGSRTRYCAVGLPEAATGPVVDLKALYTPETRRDPALTAAFARGKTWLAASTHEGEEEIVLAAHALAREAEPDLRLILAPRHPRRAEAVLRLIADAGLSVARRSAGDAPEGADVYLADTMGEMGLLYPLAGRILIGGTLSDVGGHTPYEPAAYGAALLHGPDFAKHRPGFDRLHAQGAATQVRNTEELARALNALAAETAQQTHGAAAQAALRPQADAQTLAAGITQRLDT; encoded by the coding sequence ATGCTGCTCTATCGCCTGCTGGTTTCGGTCTTTGCGCTGGGTGTGCTCGCCCGGCTGGCGCTGCGGCGCGACCGTGACGCGCTGCGCCAGCGGCTGGCGCGCGGTCCCGCCGAGCCCGGCCCGCATCTGTGGCTGCACGCCGCCTCGAATGGCGAACTGGCCTCGGCAAGGCCGCTGATCGCCGCGCTGCAAGCCGCCCGCCCCGACCTCAAGCTGTTGATCACCTGCAACTCCGCCACCGGCGTCGCGCTGGCGCAAGGCTGGGGGCTCGCCGCCCGGCTGGCACCGCTCGATCTGGCGCGGGTGGCGCGGCGCATGCACCGGCGCTGGGACGTGCGCGGCCATATCGCGATGGAATCCGAGCTCTGGCCGCACCGGGTGCTCACCTGCCCCGGCCCGGTCTTTGTCATGGGCGGGCGGCTGACCGAAAGCACCGCGCGGGTCTGGCGCCTCTTCGGCGGGCTGCAATCGCGGCTGCTGCGCCGCATCGCCTGGCTCTCGCCGCAGGACGCGGGCTCGCGGACGCGCTACTGCGCCGTCGGGCTGCCCGAGGCCGCCACCGGCCCGGTGGTCGACCTGAAGGCGCTCTACACGCCCGAGACGCGGCGCGACCCGGCGCTGACGGCGGCCTTCGCGCGCGGCAAGACCTGGCTCGCCGCCTCGACCCATGAGGGCGAGGAGGAAATCGTGCTCGCCGCCCATGCCCTGGCGCGCGAGGCCGAGCCAGACCTGCGGCTGATCCTCGCTCCGCGCCATCCCCGCCGCGCCGAAGCGGTGCTGCGCCTGATCGCCGATGCCGGGCTGAGCGTTGCCCGCCGCAGCGCCGGCGACGCCCCCGAGGGCGCCGATGTCTATCTCGCCGACACCATGGGCGAGATGGGGCTGCTCTACCCGCTGGCCGGGCGCATCCTCATCGGCGGGACGCTGAGCGATGTCGGCGGCCACACCCCCTACGAGCCCGCCGCCTATGGCGCCGCCCTGCTGCACGGCCCGGATTTCGCCAAACACCGCCCCGGCTTCGACCGGCTGCACGCGCAAGGCGCCGCGACGCAGGTGCGCAACACCGAAGAGCTGGCCCGGGCGCTCAACGCGCTTGCCGCCGAGACCGCCCAGCAGACCCACGGCGCGGCGGCGCAGGCGGCGCTGCGCCCGCAGGCCGATGCGCAGACGCTGGCCGCCGGCATCACGCAACGGCTGGACACCTGA
- a CDS encoding DUF1178 family protein, with product MIQYSLKCAQDHHFDSWFQSASAFDKLHAAGMVTCAVCGSSEVEKELMAPRVNAGAEKPADTAPLSAPASPAEQALRELRTEIEKTSDYVGRDFAREARAMHEGDQPKRAIWGEARGDEARKLVEDGIPVAPLPFRPSRKSN from the coding sequence ATGATCCAGTATTCCCTCAAATGCGCGCAGGATCACCACTTCGACAGCTGGTTCCAGTCCGCGAGCGCTTTCGACAAGCTGCATGCCGCCGGCATGGTGACCTGCGCCGTCTGCGGCTCCTCCGAGGTCGAGAAGGAGCTGATGGCGCCCCGCGTGAATGCCGGCGCCGAGAAACCCGCCGACACCGCGCCGCTCTCCGCCCCCGCCTCGCCCGCCGAACAGGCGCTGCGCGAGCTGCGCACAGAGATCGAGAAGACCTCCGATTATGTCGGGCGCGATTTCGCCCGCGAGGCCCGCGCCATGCATGAGGGCGACCAGCCCAAACGCGCGATCTGGGGCGAGGCCCGAGGCGACGAGGCGCGCAAACTGGTCGAAGACGGCATTCCCGTCGCGCCCCTGCCCTTCCGTCCCTCCAGAAAGAGCAACTGA
- a CDS encoding SDR family oxidoreductase, whose protein sequence is MRILITGANRGIGAALDSALSARGHTVIGTARGHPEYQELDVTSPASVAALAERLEGQPLDALICNAGVYLDKGHNLADGFPAQMWADEFAVNVTGVFLTVQALLPHLQQAEAPRIMIISSDMGSDARAPGGSYIYRASKAAALNLGRNLSVDLKHLGISVGIYHPGWVQTDMGGSGAAITPDVSANGLADRLDALGPGNTGCFEAYDGEPLAF, encoded by the coding sequence ATGCGCATCCTGATCACCGGCGCCAATCGCGGCATCGGCGCCGCGCTCGACAGCGCGCTCAGCGCCCGCGGCCACACCGTCATCGGCACCGCCCGCGGCCACCCGGAATACCAGGAGCTCGACGTCACCAGCCCCGCCTCCGTCGCGGCGCTGGCCGAGCGGCTCGAAGGCCAGCCGCTGGATGCGCTGATCTGCAATGCCGGCGTCTATCTCGACAAGGGGCACAACCTCGCCGATGGTTTCCCGGCGCAGATGTGGGCCGATGAATTCGCGGTGAACGTCACCGGCGTGTTCCTCACCGTGCAGGCGCTGCTGCCGCATCTCCAGCAGGCCGAGGCGCCCCGGATCATGATCATCTCCTCGGATATGGGCTCGGACGCCCGCGCCCCCGGCGGCAGTTATATCTACCGTGCATCCAAGGCCGCCGCGCTCAATCTCGGGCGCAACCTCTCGGTCGATCTCAAACATCTCGGCATCTCGGTTGGCATCTATCACCCGGGCTGGGTACAGACCGACATGGGCGGCAGCGGCGCCGCGATCACGCCCGACGTCTCGGCAAACGGTCTCGCCGACCGGCTGGACGCACTGGGGCCCGGCAATACCGGCTGCTTTGAGGCCTATGATGGCGAACCGCTGGCCTTCTGA
- a CDS encoding SgcJ/EcaC family oxidoreductase: protein MANRWPSEPEEFPAAFARAWATREGTEIAALFTEDADFVNVTGLWWTGRDRIAAPHDYALKSFFAETELRPGRIAVRRLGEDIAVLRCRFTLTGQRLPGGGTAGPRQTILLFVLQDGPEGWRAVTAQNTDVVPGMETHVNDGTLRAADYRPR from the coding sequence ATGGCGAACCGCTGGCCTTCTGAGCCCGAAGAGTTCCCCGCCGCCTTCGCCCGTGCCTGGGCGACGCGCGAGGGCACCGAGATCGCCGCGCTTTTCACCGAGGACGCGGATTTCGTCAATGTCACCGGGCTTTGGTGGACGGGACGCGACCGCATCGCCGCCCCGCATGACTACGCGCTGAAAAGCTTCTTCGCCGAGACCGAACTGCGCCCGGGCCGCATCGCCGTGCGGCGTCTGGGCGAGGACATCGCCGTGCTGCGCTGCCGCTTCACCCTGACCGGCCAGCGCCTGCCCGGGGGCGGCACCGCCGGGCCACGCCAGACCATCCTGCTCTTCGTGCTGCAAGATGGCCCCGAGGGCTGGCGCGCGGTGACCGCGCAGAACACCGATGTGGTGCCCGGCATGGAAACCCATGTGAATGACGGCACGCTTCGCGCCGCCGATTACCGCCCCCGCTGA
- a CDS encoding aspartate kinase, which produces MPVLVMKFGGTSVATLDRIRRAAKRVGVEVAKGYDVIVIVSAMSGETNKLVGYVEETSPLFDAREYDAVVSSGENVTAGLMALTLQEMDVPARSWQGWQVPLMTTSAHSAARIVDIPTDNITRKFGEGMKVAVVAGFQGISPEGRITTLGRGGSDTTAVAFAAAFDAERCDIYTDVDGVYTTDPRICENARKLDKIAFEEMLELASLGAKVLQTRSVELAMRYKVKLRVLSSFEEQSDEAGTLVCDEEEIMELNVVSGVAHSRDEAKMTLFSVADRPGIAAAIFSPLSEAGINVDMIVQNISEDGRTDMTFSCPTNQVKRAEEALKKAQDSGEINFHNLLADTNVAKISVVGIGMRSHTGVAAKMFEVLSQEGINIKVITTSEIKISVLVDRKYMELAVQALHDAFELEKAA; this is translated from the coding sequence ATGCCCGTTCTCGTGATGAAATTCGGCGGCACCTCCGTCGCGACGCTCGACCGGATCCGGCGGGCGGCGAAACGCGTGGGCGTCGAGGTGGCCAAGGGCTATGACGTCATCGTCATCGTCAGCGCCATGTCGGGCGAGACCAACAAGCTCGTCGGCTATGTCGAGGAAACCTCACCGCTCTTCGACGCGCGCGAATACGACGCCGTGGTCAGCTCGGGCGAGAATGTCACCGCCGGGCTGATGGCGCTGACGCTTCAGGAGATGGACGTGCCGGCGCGCAGCTGGCAGGGCTGGCAGGTGCCGCTGATGACCACCTCCGCCCACAGCGCCGCGCGCATCGTCGACATCCCGACCGACAACATCACCCGCAAGTTCGGCGAGGGCATGAAGGTCGCCGTGGTCGCCGGCTTCCAGGGGATCTCGCCCGAGGGCCGGATCACCACGCTCGGCCGGGGCGGCTCGGACACCACCGCCGTGGCCTTTGCCGCCGCCTTTGACGCCGAGCGCTGCGATATCTACACCGATGTGGACGGGGTCTATACCACCGACCCGCGCATCTGCGAAAACGCCCGCAAGCTCGACAAGATCGCCTTTGAAGAGATGCTGGAACTTGCCAGCCTCGGCGCCAAGGTGCTGCAAACCCGCTCGGTCGAGCTGGCGATGCGCTACAAGGTCAAGCTGCGGGTGCTGTCGAGTTTTGAGGAACAGTCGGACGAGGCCGGGACGCTGGTCTGCGACGAGGAGGAAATCATGGAACTGAACGTTGTTTCCGGGGTCGCCCATTCGCGCGACGAGGCCAAGATGACTCTGTTCTCGGTCGCCGACCGCCCCGGCATCGCCGCCGCCATCTTCAGCCCGCTCTCCGAAGCGGGGATCAACGTGGACATGATCGTTCAGAACATCTCCGAGGATGGCCGCACCGACATGACCTTCTCCTGCCCCACCAATCAGGTGAAACGGGCCGAGGAAGCGCTGAAGAAGGCGCAGGACTCGGGCGAGATCAATTTCCACAACCTGCTGGCCGACACCAATGTCGCCAAGATCTCGGTTGTGGGAATCGGAATGCGCTCTCACACCGGCGTTGCGGCGAAAATGTTCGAGGTTCTCTCGCAAGAGGGTATCAACATTAAGGTCATCACAACCTCCGAGATAAAAATTTCCGTTCTCGTCGACCGGAAATACATGGAACTCGCGGTTCAGGCGCTGCATGATGCGTTCGAACTGGAGAAGGCGGCCTGA
- the ptsP gene encoding phosphoenolpyruvate--protein phosphotransferase encodes MPDGSESESRKLLGRLRDTMAEEAAGQARLDKITHLTADSMGTEVCSVYLFRDEDTLELCATEGLKQEAVHHTRMKLGEGLVGRVARTGKMVNTADAPSERGFRYMPETGEEIFSSFLGLPIQRLGEKLGVLVVQTKAKREFTSDEIYALEVVAMVLAEMAELGAFIGEGAALKARHTQAAMIRGITGQEGTAEGHVWLHEPRVVVTNLVSDDPKRERERLKTAVEKLRVSVDEMLAGASGEQLEVLEAYRMFANSKGWRKRMEEDIDRGLSAEAAVEKEQSAARARMGQVTDAYLRERLHDLDDLSNRLLRILTGQGSETGAEMPADPILIARNIGPGELLDYGRRLRGIVLEEGSVGSHAAIVARALAIPLVIRADRVLTEALNGDHIMVDGDQGLVHLRPDESVVSAFRDKIAMQAQAQERYASIRQKPAMSICGKQINLFMNAGLLADLPSLPSSGAEGVGLFRTELQFLIRNQMPRRTELVEVYKRVMDSAGDKPVIFRTLDIGSDKVLPYMKPNDEPNPALGWRAIRVGLDKPGVMRMQIQALLRASEGRPLSVMFPFVAQYEEFRAARTEVDKALAIERKLGHKVPETITIGTMLETPSLAYASKKFFEDVAFISIGGNDLKQFFFAADRENERVRRRYDTLNVSFLTFLEGIVQRCSETGTALSFCGEDAGRPIEAVCLAAIGLHKLSMRPASIGPVKSLIMRTDLDALYDVICDARERGEQSVRESVLDYLRWNG; translated from the coding sequence ATGCCGGATGGCTCGGAAAGCGAAAGCCGCAAGCTGCTTGGCCGGCTGCGCGACACCATGGCCGAAGAGGCCGCGGGTCAGGCGCGGCTGGACAAGATCACGCATCTGACGGCGGATTCGATGGGCACCGAAGTGTGCTCCGTCTACCTCTTCCGCGACGAGGACACGCTCGAGCTCTGCGCCACCGAGGGGCTCAAGCAGGAGGCGGTGCACCACACGAGGATGAAACTCGGCGAGGGCCTGGTGGGCCGCGTGGCGCGCACCGGCAAGATGGTCAACACCGCCGACGCGCCCTCCGAGCGCGGCTTCCGCTACATGCCCGAGACCGGCGAGGAGATCTTCTCCAGCTTCCTCGGCCTGCCGATCCAGCGGCTGGGCGAAAAGCTCGGCGTGCTGGTGGTGCAGACCAAGGCCAAGCGCGAATTCACCTCCGACGAGATCTACGCACTTGAGGTCGTCGCCATGGTGCTGGCCGAGATGGCCGAGCTCGGCGCCTTCATCGGCGAGGGCGCGGCGCTGAAGGCGCGCCATACCCAGGCGGCGATGATCCGGGGCATCACCGGCCAGGAGGGCACCGCCGAGGGCCATGTCTGGCTGCACGAGCCGCGAGTCGTGGTGACCAACCTGGTTAGCGACGATCCCAAACGCGAGCGCGAGCGGCTGAAAACCGCCGTGGAGAAACTGCGGGTCAGCGTCGACGAGATGCTTGCAGGCGCCAGCGGCGAGCAGCTCGAAGTGCTCGAAGCCTACCGCATGTTCGCCAATTCCAAGGGCTGGCGGAAGCGCATGGAAGAGGATATCGACCGCGGCCTCTCCGCCGAGGCAGCGGTGGAAAAGGAGCAATCCGCCGCCCGCGCCCGCATGGGCCAGGTCACCGACGCCTATCTGCGCGAGCGGCTGCACGATCTCGACGACCTGTCGAACCGGCTGCTGCGCATCCTCACCGGTCAGGGCAGTGAGACCGGCGCCGAGATGCCCGCCGATCCGATCCTAATCGCCCGCAATATCGGCCCCGGCGAGCTGCTCGATTACGGGCGGCGGCTCAGGGGCATCGTGCTGGAGGAGGGCTCGGTCGGCAGCCACGCCGCCATCGTCGCCCGCGCGCTGGCGATTCCGCTGGTGATCCGCGCCGACCGGGTGCTGACCGAGGCACTGAACGGAGATCACATCATGGTCGACGGCGACCAGGGGCTGGTGCATCTGCGTCCCGACGAAAGCGTCGTCAGCGCCTTCCGCGACAAGATCGCGATGCAGGCGCAGGCGCAGGAACGCTATGCCTCGATCCGCCAGAAACCGGCCATGTCGATCTGCGGCAAGCAGATCAACCTGTTCATGAATGCGGGGCTTCTGGCCGATCTGCCGTCGCTGCCGAGCTCGGGTGCCGAGGGCGTCGGGCTGTTCCGCACCGAGCTGCAATTCCTCATCCGCAACCAGATGCCGCGCCGCACCGAGCTAGTCGAGGTCTACAAGCGGGTGATGGATTCCGCCGGCGACAAGCCGGTGATCTTCCGCACGCTCGATATCGGCTCGGACAAGGTGCTGCCCTATATGAAGCCCAATGACGAGCCCAACCCGGCGCTCGGCTGGCGGGCGATCCGCGTCGGGCTCGACAAGCCGGGCGTGATGCGGATGCAGATCCAGGCGCTGCTGCGCGCCTCCGAGGGGCGGCCGCTATCGGTGATGTTCCCCTTCGTCGCGCAATACGAGGAATTCCGCGCCGCCCGCACCGAGGTCGACAAGGCGCTCGCCATCGAGCGCAAGCTCGGCCACAAGGTGCCCGAGACCATCACCATCGGCACCATGCTGGAGACGCCGAGCCTCGCCTATGCGTCGAAGAAATTCTTCGAGGACGTGGCCTTCATCTCCATCGGCGGCAACGATCTCAAGCAGTTCTTCTTTGCCGCCGACCGCGAGAACGAGCGCGTGCGCCGGCGCTACGACACGCTGAACGTGAGCTTCCTTACCTTCCTCGAAGGCATCGTGCAGCGCTGCTCCGAGACCGGCACGGCGCTGAGCTTCTGCGGCGAGGATGCCGGGCGACCCATCGAGGCGGTGTGTCTCGCCGCCATCGGGCTGCACAAGCTGTCGATGCGCCCGGCCTCCATCGGCCCGGTGAAGAGCCTGATCATGCGCACCGATCTCGATGCGCTCTACGATGTGATCTGCGATGCGCGCGAACGCGGCGAGCAGTCGGTGCGCGAGTCGGTGCTGGATTACCTGCGCTGGAACGGCTGA
- a CDS encoding VOC family protein gives MLLSLHHIQLAMPRGREAEAIAFYADVLGLDPVEKPAPLRSRGGVWFEGGALRVHLGIEEPFAPARKAHPAFQVANLDAMIARLDRAGLSWRRDIDLPGLRRIYVDDPFGNRIELLEPHAE, from the coding sequence ATGCTCCTCTCCCTGCACCACATACAACTCGCCATGCCGCGCGGTCGCGAGGCCGAGGCCATCGCCTTCTATGCGGATGTGCTGGGGCTGGACCCGGTCGAGAAACCCGCCCCGCTGCGCTCCCGTGGCGGCGTCTGGTTCGAAGGCGGTGCGCTGCGCGTACATCTGGGCATCGAAGAGCCCTTTGCCCCCGCCCGCAAGGCGCACCCCGCCTTTCAGGTCGCGAATCTCGACGCGATGATCGCCCGTCTGGATCGCGCCGGCCTGTCCTGGCGCCGCGACATCGACCTGCCCGGCCTGCGCCGGATCTATGTGGACGATCCCTTCGGCAACCGCATCGAACTGCTGGAGCCGCACGCAGAGTGA
- a CDS encoding EcsC family protein: MTGTELVPLDTSGEIAALARRYRAAGGVGLQVLNLIGGQAENLLERLPDRVKDRLEGATERALETALRAAAGSRGVVRDQKGWLNTALATAMGAAGGAGGLPSALAELPVTTTVLLRTIQGIAAEQGFDPDAPEIRAECLAVFASAGPLAQDDGVDMGFLSARVTLTGATVHGLIRRVAPRLATVLGQKLAAQTVPVLGAAAGAATNYAYTSYYQQMAHVHFGLLRLARESGQERAALVDALKTELARLG, translated from the coding sequence ATGACCGGAACCGAGCTTGTTCCTCTCGATACCAGCGGCGAGATCGCCGCGCTGGCGCGGCGCTATCGCGCGGCGGGCGGTGTCGGTTTGCAGGTGCTGAACCTGATCGGCGGGCAGGCGGAGAACCTGCTCGAACGGCTGCCCGACCGGGTCAAGGACCGGCTCGAGGGCGCCACCGAGCGCGCGCTGGAGACCGCGCTGCGCGCCGCTGCGGGCTCGCGCGGGGTGGTGCGCGACCAGAAGGGCTGGCTCAACACCGCGCTTGCCACGGCGATGGGGGCGGCGGGCGGCGCCGGCGGTCTGCCCTCGGCGCTGGCGGAGCTGCCGGTGACCACCACGGTGTTGTTGCGCACGATCCAGGGCATCGCCGCCGAACAGGGGTTCGACCCCGATGCGCCGGAGATCCGCGCCGAATGCCTGGCGGTCTTTGCCTCCGCCGGGCCGCTGGCACAGGATGACGGGGTGGATATGGGCTTTCTCTCGGCGCGGGTGACGCTGACCGGCGCGACGGTGCACGGGCTGATCCGCCGGGTGGCGCCGCGGCTGGCGACGGTGCTGGGGCAGAAGCTGGCGGCGCAGACGGTGCCGGTGCTGGGGGCGGCGGCAGGCGCCGCGACCAACTACGCCTATACCAGTTATTACCAGCAGATGGCGCATGTGCATTTCGGCCTGCTGCGTCTGGCGCGCGAGAGCGGGCAGGAGCGCGCGGCGCTGGTCGATGCGCTGAAAACCGAGCTGGCGCGGCTTGGTTAA
- a CDS encoding GNAT family N-acetyltransferase, translating into MFTLSQEKPDDWWEIEALYDLSFAPGRTALSSYRLREDVPPVAELCRIARDETGILGGAIRYWPVRIGAWQALLLGPVAVHPTAQGEGLGAALIRDTVERARALEWARVLLVGDEPYYRRFGFRKLSGVEMPPPTNPERVLGLELAPGAWEGVTGEVTRGA; encoded by the coding sequence CTGTTCACGCTGTCACAGGAAAAGCCCGACGACTGGTGGGAGATCGAGGCGCTATACGATCTCAGCTTTGCGCCGGGGCGCACGGCGCTCTCCTCCTATCGGCTGCGCGAGGATGTGCCGCCGGTCGCGGAGCTGTGCCGCATCGCGCGCGACGAGACCGGCATTCTGGGCGGTGCGATCCGCTACTGGCCGGTGCGCATCGGCGCCTGGCAGGCGCTGCTCCTGGGGCCGGTGGCGGTGCACCCGACGGCGCAGGGCGAAGGCCTGGGCGCGGCGCTGATCCGCGACACGGTGGAGCGGGCGCGGGCTCTGGAATGGGCGCGGGTGCTGCTGGTGGGCGACGAGCCCTATTACCGCCGTTTCGGATTTCGCAAGCTGAGCGGGGTCGAGATGCCGCCGCCGACCAACCCCGAGCGGGTGCTGGGGCTGGAGCTGGCCCCCGGCGCCTGGGAGGGGGTGACGGGCGAGGTGACGCGCGGCGCTTGA
- a CDS encoding flavin reductase family protein: MFYRPEDGHGLPHNPFNAIVTPRPIGWISTRGALGDNLAPYSFFNAVAYVPPQVMFASTSAKDDRGDTKDSVAQLRERGVFCVNIVEYAMRDAMNLSSGPWQAGQDEFEMAGLEKAECETIDCPRVARAPAALECKVVQIVQLPGKSNFVTFGEVTGVHLRDDCLVDGIFDITRFHPLSRLGYRDYTVVRELFSLKRPGE; the protein is encoded by the coding sequence ATGTTCTACCGCCCCGAAGATGGCCACGGCCTGCCGCACAACCCGTTCAATGCCATCGTCACGCCGCGCCCGATCGGCTGGATCTCCACCCGGGGCGCGCTCGGCGACAATCTCGCACCTTACAGCTTCTTCAACGCGGTGGCCTATGTGCCGCCACAGGTGATGTTCGCCTCGACCTCCGCCAAGGACGACCGCGGCGACACCAAGGACAGCGTCGCCCAGCTGCGCGAGCGGGGCGTGTTCTGCGTGAACATCGTCGAATACGCCATGCGCGACGCGATGAACCTCAGCTCGGGTCCATGGCAGGCCGGGCAGGACGAGTTCGAGATGGCCGGTCTGGAAAAAGCCGAGTGCGAAACCATCGACTGCCCGCGCGTGGCGCGCGCGCCGGCGGCGCTGGAATGCAAGGTCGTGCAGATCGTGCAACTGCCCGGAAAGTCCAATTTCGTGACCTTCGGCGAGGTCACCGGCGTGCATCTGCGCGACGATTGCCTGGTCGATGGCATCTTCGACATCACCCGCTTCCACCCGCTCTCGCGGCTGGGCTATCGCGACTATACGGTGGTGCGCGAGCTGTTCTCGCTCAAACGCCCCGGCGAATAA
- a CDS encoding SulP family inorganic anion transporter has translation MAKALLARYASRISMPDLSIHPTGRLTPGQVKTDLLSGLTVALALVPEAVAFAFVAGVHPLVGLYAAFMVGLITAVFGGRPGMISGATGALAVVMVALVADHGVEYLFATVVLMGLLQIFAGVMHWGKFIRLVPHPVMLGFVNGLAIVIFMAQLTQFKVPGSAEASGHGGIGGGEWLSGTPLLVMLGLVALTMAVIWLLPKLTRIVPAPLAGIAVTAALVIALGLDTPRVGDMASIEGGFPAFHIPMVPLNWETLEIILPYAVILAAIGLIESLLTLNLVGEMTGQRGGASQECIAQGLANTVTGFFGGMGGCAMIGQSMINVNSGGRTRIAGIVAALFLLSFILFASPLIELIPLAALVGVMFMVVIGTFAWNSLRILFRVPLTDAFVIVLVTVVTVYEDLAVAVVVGVIVSALAYAWNNARRIHARSYVTPEGAKVYQVQGPLFFGSSEGFAELFNVAEDPQTVIVDFADSRVVDQSALQAIEAVAAKYQAAGKRLQLRHLSRDCHRLLTKAGHLMVDSDDDPDYALAVDYHVRTGILGGH, from the coding sequence ATGGCCAAGGCCCTACTGGCGCGCTACGCCAGCCGCATTTCCATGCCCGATCTCAGCATCCACCCGACCGGGCGGCTGACGCCGGGACAGGTCAAGACCGATCTGCTCTCCGGGCTGACCGTGGCGCTGGCGCTGGTGCCCGAGGCGGTGGCCTTTGCCTTTGTCGCGGGGGTGCACCCGCTGGTGGGGCTTTATGCGGCCTTCATGGTGGGGCTGATCACCGCCGTGTTCGGCGGGCGTCCGGGGATGATCTCGGGGGCGACCGGCGCGCTGGCGGTGGTGATGGTGGCGCTGGTGGCCGATCACGGCGTCGAGTACCTCTTCGCCACGGTGGTTCTGATGGGGCTGTTGCAGATCTTTGCCGGGGTGATGCACTGGGGCAAGTTCATCCGGCTGGTGCCGCATCCGGTGATGCTGGGCTTTGTGAACGGGCTGGCCATCGTGATCTTCATGGCGCAGCTCACCCAGTTCAAGGTGCCGGGCAGCGCAGAGGCCTCGGGCCATGGCGGCATCGGCGGCGGTGAGTGGCTGAGCGGCACGCCGCTATTGGTGATGCTGGGGCTGGTGGCGCTGACCATGGCGGTGATCTGGCTGCTGCCGAAGCTGACGCGCATCGTACCGGCGCCGCTGGCGGGGATCGCGGTGACCGCGGCGCTGGTGATCGCGCTGGGGCTCGATACGCCGCGGGTGGGCGACATGGCCTCGATCGAGGGCGGGTTCCCGGCCTTCCACATCCCGATGGTGCCGCTCAACTGGGAAACGCTGGAGATCATCCTGCCCTATGCGGTGATCCTCGCCGCCATCGGGCTGATCGAGAGCCTGCTGACGCTGAACCTCGTGGGCGAGATGACCGGCCAGCGCGGCGGCGCCAGCCAGGAATGCATCGCGCAGGGGCTCGCCAATACGGTGACCGGGTTCTTTGGCGGCATGGGCGGCTGTGCGATGATCGGCCAGTCGATGATCAATGTGAATTCCGGCGGGCGGACCCGGATCGCCGGCATCGTGGCGGCGCTGTTCCTGCTGAGTTTCATCCTCTTCGCCTCGCCGCTGATCGAGCTCATTCCGCTGGCGGCGCTTGTGGGGGTGATGTTCATGGTGGTGATCGGCACCTTCGCCTGGAACTCGCTGCGCATCCTGTTCCGGGTGCCGCTGACCGATGCCTTCGTGATCGTGCTGGTGACGGTGGTGACGGTTTACGAGGATCTCGCCGTGGCCGTGGTGGTCGGGGTGATCGTCTCGGCGCTGGCCTATGCCTGGAACAACGCCCGCCGCATCCATGCACGCAGCTACGTGACGCCGGAGGGGGCGAAGGTCTATCAGGTGCAGGGGCCGCTGTTTTTCGGCTCGTCGGAGGGCTTTGCCGAGCTCTTCAACGTGGCGGAGGATCCGCAGACGGTGATCGTGGATTTCGCCGACAGCAGGGTGGTGGACCAGTCGGCGCTTCAGGCCATTGAGGCGGTGGCGGCGAAATACCAGGCGGCCGGAAAGCGGCTGCAACTGCGCCACCTGTCGCGCGACTGTCACCGGCTGCTGACCAAGGCGGGGCATCTGATGGTCGATAGCGACGACGATCCGGATTACGCGCTGGCAGTGGATTACCATGTGCGCACGGGGATCCTCGGCGGGCATTGA